Proteins encoded within one genomic window of Brassica rapa cultivar Chiifu-401-42 chromosome A09, CAAS_Brap_v3.01, whole genome shotgun sequence:
- the LOC103837137 gene encoding uncharacterized protein LOC103837137, with translation MGGNSSKQLSLFSFYKSRRSSHRVQADAWDDGVYTRKAWASDEDKRYWVAEPGIDRKASAFIARFHASRVSESERQTLPPCQSHPN, from the coding sequence ATGGGAGGCAACAGCAGTAAGCAATTATCTCTCTTCAGCTTCTATAAATCACGAAGGTCGTCTCATAGAGTTCAAGCAGACGCCTGGGACGACGGCGTATACACAAGGAAGGCATGGGCCAGCGACGAGGACAAGCGATATTGGGTGGCTGAGCCAGGTATTGACCGTAAAGCTTCTGCCTTCATCGCCAGGTTCCATGCCTCTCGTGTCTCTGAGTCCGAGCGCCAAACTCTCCCTCCTTGTCAGTCTCATCCTAACTAG